From the genome of Mastomys coucha isolate ucsf_1 unplaced genomic scaffold, UCSF_Mcou_1 pScaffold6, whole genome shotgun sequence, one region includes:
- the Yipf4 gene encoding protein YIPF4, which produces MQPPGPPPAYAPANGDFTFVSSADAEDLSGSIAAPDVKLNLGVSGDFIKESTATTFLRQRGYGWLLEVEDEDPEDNKPLLEELDIDLKDIYYKIRCVLMPMPSLGFNRQVVRDNPDFWGPLAVVLFFSMISLYGQFRVVSWIITIWIFGSLTIFLLARVLGGEVAYGQVLGVIGYSLLPLIVIAPILLVVGSFEMVSTLIKLFGVFWAAYSAASLLVGEEFKTKKPLLIYPIFLLYIYFLSLYTGV; this is translated from the exons ATGCAGCCTCCGGGCCCGCCCCCGGCCTATGCGCCTGCCAACGGGGACTTCACCTTTGTCTCTTCGGCGGACGCGGAAG ATCTCAGTGGTTCTATAGCAGCTCCAGATGTCAAATTAAACCTTGGTGTAAGTGGAGATTTTATCAAAGAATCTACAGCTACTACATTTCTGAGACAAAGAGGCTATGGCTGGCTTTTGGAAGTTGAAGATGAGGATCCTGAAGATAACAAGCCACTTTT GGAAGAATTGGACATTGATCTAAAGGATATTTACTACAAAATCCGTTGTGTTTTGATGCCAATGCCATCGCTTGGTTTTAATAGACAAGTAGTGAGAGACAATCCTGACTTTTGGGGTCCACTGgctgttgttcttttcttttccatgatATCATTATATGGACAGTTTAGG gtgGTCTCATGGATTATAACCATTTGGATATTTGGTTCACTGACAATTTTCTTACTGGCTAGAGTTCTTGGTGGAGAA gtTGCATATGGCCAAGTTCTTGGAGTTATAGGATATTCATTACTTCCTCTCATTGTAATAGCCCCTATACTTTTGGTGGTTGGATCTTTTGAAATGGTATCTACACTTATAAAA ctatttGGTGTGTTCTGGGCTGCCTACAGTGCTGCTTCATTACTCGTAGGTGAAGAATTCAAGACCAAAAAGCCTCTCCTCATTTATCCAATCTTTTTATTGTATATCTATTTTTTGTCCTTATATACTGGGGTGTGA